The following proteins come from a genomic window of Polyangiaceae bacterium:
- a CDS encoding short chain dehydrogenase: MKVVVIGASGTIGSAVADALEDNGHEVVRAARQSGDERVDIADLASIESFFGRVKEIDAVVTTAGDGKFGPLATLSQEDYELGLRHKLMGQVNVLRAGMKHVAVGTSFTLTSGVLSREPMPGSSALAMANGALEAFVKAAALELREHKLRVNVVSPIWVKETMLKLGMDPEGGMSAKDTARAYLASVEGTDTGALLDVRDFA; the protein is encoded by the coding sequence ATGAAGGTCGTCGTCATCGGTGCCAGCGGCACCATCGGAAGCGCGGTGGCGGATGCCTTGGAGGACAACGGCCACGAGGTGGTCCGCGCCGCGCGCCAGAGCGGTGACGAACGCGTCGACATCGCCGACCTGGCGTCCATCGAGAGCTTCTTCGGCCGGGTGAAGGAGATCGACGCCGTCGTCACCACCGCGGGGGATGGCAAGTTCGGTCCCTTGGCAACGCTCTCTCAGGAAGACTACGAGCTCGGCCTCCGGCACAAGCTCATGGGCCAAGTGAACGTCCTCCGCGCCGGCATGAAGCACGTGGCTGTGGGCACTTCGTTCACGCTCACGAGCGGCGTGCTCAGCCGGGAACCGATGCCCGGAAGCTCGGCCCTGGCCATGGCCAACGGTGCCTTGGAAGCGTTCGTGAAGGCGGCGGCGCTCGAGCTTCGCGAGCACAAGCTCCGCGTAAACGTGGTGAGCCCCATCTGGGTCAAGGAAACGATGTTGAAGCTGGGCATGGATCCCGAGGGCGGCATGAGCGCGAAGGACACCGCGCGGGCCTACCTGGCCAGCGTGGAAGGTACGGACACGGGCGCGCTCTTGGACGTTCGCGATTTCGCGTGA